A genomic stretch from Bradyrhizobium sp. 195 includes:
- a CDS encoding GrlR family regulatory protein, whose translation MFEGFYKVRFQLGDAVGRSVMHAGNGRMLGGNSAFAHIGTYEKTDSGVDVVISTVRHNPDPNYRAMAGTDDATLLAKGWADGDLYRFKGELKELPGIPFQSVMTPITEDEGPIAGGVGEAGIADGLYSIHLRMLDGLDGGLTGVMLLNHGRILGGDAAFYYLGSYTAAKGRWKGQILNQEHTPAKDDPIFGGHEVGIGFSGSYDAEEAVLEATALAGKRSLRLTAALKLMHRA comes from the coding sequence GTGTTTGAAGGCTTCTACAAGGTGAGATTTCAGCTCGGCGACGCCGTCGGCCGGAGCGTGATGCATGCCGGCAACGGCAGGATGCTCGGCGGCAATTCGGCCTTCGCCCATATCGGCACCTACGAGAAGACTGACAGTGGCGTCGACGTCGTGATCAGCACCGTCCGCCATAACCCCGATCCGAACTACCGCGCCATGGCGGGCACCGATGATGCCACCCTGCTCGCCAAGGGCTGGGCCGATGGCGACCTCTATCGCTTCAAGGGCGAACTGAAGGAGCTGCCGGGCATTCCGTTCCAGTCGGTGATGACGCCGATCACGGAGGACGAGGGGCCGATCGCCGGTGGCGTCGGCGAAGCCGGCATCGCCGATGGTCTCTACTCCATCCATCTGCGGATGCTCGACGGTCTCGACGGCGGTCTCACCGGCGTGATGCTGCTCAACCATGGCCGCATCCTCGGCGGCGATGCCGCGTTCTATTATCTCGGCAGCTACACCGCCGCGAAGGGCCGCTGGAAGGGCCAGATCCTCAACCAGGAGCACACGCCCGCCAAGGACGATCCGATTTTCGGCGGCCACGAAGTCGGCATCGGCTTCTCCGGCAGCTACGATGCGGAAGAGGCGGTGCTGGAGGCGACCGCACTCGCCGGCAAGCGCAGCCTGCGCCTGACCGCCGCACTCAAGCTGATGCACCGCGCCTGA